The following are encoded in a window of Numida meleagris isolate 19003 breed g44 Domestic line chromosome 9, NumMel1.0, whole genome shotgun sequence genomic DNA:
- the NR2E3 gene encoding photoreceptor-specific nuclear receptor, producing MAASPAGSVVSAGLEDSPSGLSPAPGKALSPVLLCKVCGDTSSGKHYGIYACNGCSGFFKRSVRRKLIYRCQAGTGLCPVDKAHRNQCQACRLKKCLQAGMNKDAVQNERQPRSTAQVRLDSIELDAELPPEHVAATRDVPPAPCPAPRGPGATAATAAVPRAPTPPTNHRFMASLMTAETCAKLEPEDVDETVDVTGGEPERAGGEYQVAPYPAAGPENVYETSARLLFMAVKWAKNLPVFSNLPFRDQVILLEEAWSELFLLCAIQWSMPLESCPLLAVPEPSPGKLLPAAMDVRALQETLGRFKALAVDPTEFACMKAVVLFKPETRGLKDPEQVENLQDQSQVMLGQHNRSHYPGQPVRFGKLLLLLPALRFLSSERVELLFFRRTIGNTPMEKLLCDMFKN from the exons ATGGCTGCATCGCCAGCAGGGTCGGTGGTGAGCGCCGGGCTGGAGGACAGCCCCTCGG GGCTGAGCCCAGCCCCTGGCAAGGCGCTGAGCCCCGTGCTGCTGTGCAAGGTGTGCGGTGACACCAGCAGTGGGAAGCACTATGGCATCTACGCCTGCAATGGCTGCAGCGGCTTCTTCAAGCGCAGCGTCCGCAGGAAGCTCATCTACAG GTGCCAGGCGGGGACGGGGCTGTGCCCAGTGGACAAGGCACATCGCAACCAGTGCCAGGCGTGCCGGCTCAAGAAGTGCCTGCAAGCTGGCATGAACAAGGATG CTGTGCAGAATGAGCGCCAGCCACGGAGCACAGCCCAGGTCCGGCTAGACAGCATTGAGCTGGACGCTGAGCTGCCCCCGGAGCACGTGGCTGCCACGCGTGATGTCCCCCCGGCTCCCTGCCCGGCCCCCCGCGGCCCCGGGGCCACCGCTGCCACCGCTGCCGTCCCCCGCGCGCCCACACCGCCCACCAACCACCGCTTCATGGCCAGCCTGATGACAGCAGAGACCTGCGCCAAGCTGGAGCCTGAAGACG tTGATGAGACAGTGGATGTGACGGGTGGTGAGCCCGAGCGGGCGGGCGGTGAGTACCAGGTGGCCCCGTACCCGGCAGCTGGCCCTGAAAATGTCTATGAGACCTCAGCACGCCTTCTCTTCATGGCCGTGAAGTGGGCAAAGAACCTGCCCGTCTTCTCCAATCTGCCCTTCCGTGACCAG GTGATCCTGCTGGAGGAGGCGTGGAGCGAGCtgttcctgctctgtgccattcAGTGGTCCATGCCCCTGGAGAGCTGCCCGCTGCTGGCTGTCCCCGAGCCGTCCCCCGgcaagctgctgccagctgccatGGACGTGCGGGCGCTGCAAGAGACCCTGGGGCGCTTCAAGGCGCTGGCTGTCGATCCCACCGAATTTGCCTGCATGAAGGCTGTGGTGCTCTTCAAGCCAG AGACCCGTGGCCTGAAGGACCCTGAGCAGGTGGAGAACCTGCAGGACCAGTCGCAGGTGATGCTGGGCCAGCACAACCGCTCCCActaccctgggcagcccgtcAG GtttgggaagctgctgctgctcctgccggCGCTGCGCTTCCTCTCCTCCGAGCGCGTCGAGCTGCTCTTCTTCCGCCGCACCATCGGCAACACCCCCATGGAGAAGCTGCTCTGCGACATGTTCAAGAACTGA